TTAATGCGATTATTTGTCCATTTTCGTAGCTCTTTTTGAGCCCGTGTATTTCGATAATGTTCCCGTTATTCATAGCGCAACGCCTCCGTTGGTGCTAATCTGCTCGCTCTGTAAGCTGGATAAAGTCCTCCAAGTACACCTACAATTAGAGCAACTCCAAATGCTCTTACAAGCAAATCAAGTGTAAATACCGGTGTTAATGAGGCAATATTAAATATCATTAATCCTCCGTAAACTAGTACAGTACCTACGACAGTACCTACTACTGCAGCTGCTAGGGTAAGTACAATTGATTCCCCTACTATCATTCCAAGTATTCTTCTACTTGGCCAGCCTACAGCTTTTAGAACCCCAATTTCACGAGTTCTTTCATATACTGACATTATCATGGTATTTATAACTCCAATTCCCCCAATTAATATTGCTAAGAGCGAAATTGCCCATGTTGCATTATTAATCACGCTTAAAATGCTATTTATCATGTTAGCCTGATCTAAAGCTGTTGTTGTAGCTAGACTTGGATACTTGTTTGTGATTGCCTGGCTTACTTGGGTGACATTAGCATTATCATCGACTTTAACTTCGATATTGCTGATTTTGTTAGTGTTGGAGGTTAGATTTTGAAGTTTACTTAAGGACATGTATGCTCCACCGTCTGTCATGAAGCTTCCCGTTTCATAAATTCCAACAATTTTGAAAGTCTGATTGTAAAGTGTGATATTATCCCCAATGGTTTTGTTTTGGTTTTGAGCTGCAGTTTTACCTATTATAATCTCGTTTGCACTGTTATTGAAGGTAGTTCCATTAAGACCACTTCCACTTATACCTACAAGACTTAATTTGCTGCTGTCAATACCAGTCACAGAAAAGCCACCTTGACCGCCGCCCCGACCAAATCCTGAACCTGAAGAACTTGAAGAACTTGAACTACTATTTAAGCTGATTTCCTCACTTAAAACTCCAGTAGCATCTTTAACACCACTTATACTCTTAACATTAGCTACTTGCGTCATATTAAGATCAGCTGAGGATTGAAAATTGTTTGAACCGTTTGCCATTACAGTAATTTCAGCTTCCCCTGCTTTAAGGGTCGTTTGCGTGGAAGATTGAAGAGCACTGGTAACAAGACCCAATGCCACAATAGTTGCAATTCCAATTGCAATACCTATAATCGCAAGGGAAGCTCTTGTTCTATTTCTAAATGGATTTTTTAAAATTAATCCAAGATAATTCATTTTTAACTTCTCCTTTTGTTTAAAATAATTTAATCCTGCAATTCACGTCCTATTTATAAAAAAAGAGCATATAAGTAATTATTTCAAAATTCGTGTAAAATTTATATAAAATCCGTGGTAAATTGCACCCAAATTACATACAAATTATAAAAAAATAACGTTCATATCCAAGATCATGTGCAAAAATATTTATTGTATGCTAAATTGTACTGTTAATTAATTTAAGTTAAATTTATTTAAAAAATCCAATTTATTTAATCAACAATTTCCATAAAATATTAGCAGTACCACTTAGTACAACATTCCAGACATGAGCGAAAAAAATTAACATACATAACTTCGAGAATTGACAATATGCAATAAAGTATAAAAAAAGTCTAATCAGTTAATTTTCTAAAAAAGAGTATAAATCACTATCTTAAAAATTTATCAGTACTAAATTGTTCCTTTTTAAGTAATAATCCCAAGTTATTTTTGATCACCGTCGAAAATCTTCGATTTTCTGGATGATAAAAATTGAAAATTTTTGATCACCGTCGAAAATCTTCGATTTTCTGGATGATAAAAATTGAAAATTTTTGATCACCGTCGAAAATCTTCAATTTTCTGGGCAGTTAAAGATTGGAAATCTTTAACAGTATGAGCAGTGCTATAATTTGTACAATATTGCCTAAAATGTAAGGAAAGTTTATTGGCATCTGATTACTAAATAATATAAACCCCATCCCCATAATACTTTTAAATAAAAGCATCAAAGCAAATAATATGAGTCCCACTGTAAATCCAAATTTTATTTTCCTGTAACTTTTAATATAAATATATAAAAGCCCGGATAATAACCCTATATTCACAATTTCTGAAATTATGGCCAAAATTTTAATTCCAGAATATCCTAATATTTCTAATACCATTTTAATCACATTTAATCATCTTTTAATCCTTTAACCTGTTTCCATATTACTTCAAAATCATCATAATTTTTTTCCATCTCTTCTGAGAGAAAATATATCTTACCATATCTTTCTCCAGTTGGTTTAACTATTTTAGCATCTTCTAAAATCTTAAGATGGTGTCTTATAGTGCTGTAACTCAAACTTAACTCTTCAGCAAGTTGATATGCGTTACAAGGCGTTTCATTTATTTTTTTTATGATTTTGGCACGATTTAATCCACCGCGCGTACCAAGAATTGCCCAATACACTATTCTATTCATATAAATCACGATTAAGATTTAAAACATCCACCACGTTCTCTTGTTAAATGATTATAGTTAATTAATATTAAAATTTATACACTAATTAGTGGTAAATTACACCCAAATTCATTTTCCAAAATTAAAATACTACTAATAGTAATTATCATAATTTGGGGAATTTAGACTTCAAAGCCTATTTTTTTAGCACAGCAAATAGTTTGATAATTCAATAATATTGAAACTAATTCAACACATATGCAACAAAAATGAAATTATAATTAAATCAAAAATTAGTACTGATTACCAGTAATCTACCAACATAGACACATATTAAAACATGCCAAAATAGAAACACATGAGGACCATATGTCTTTAATTAAGGATCATAATGCATGAAATGATAAATTGAAAGGTCAAATATGACTCAATGTTTTAAATACGACAGCAGATATATAGTATTATATATTGCCCCACCTTAATAAAAAAAGTAATGAAAGCAAGCGAAAAGTATCTTTAAAATTAATTGATAGCATTTTTACCAGTAATTATGATTCATAAACGAAATTAAAAATACAGTTCAACAATTTCAATTTTGGAATTATTTATTAAATAGAACCCATATAATCCTGAAATTCTGTCCAGAGGTTAGCGTGATCATTTTTAGCATGTTCAGCAAGTTTTTTGAAACTTAAAATGAAATTTTGGCCTTTATCAGTTATGGTATAATACTTCACCTTTCTTTTTCCTTGATGTTCCCATGATCCTTCTATTAATCCATTATCTTCCAACTCATGCAGCTGGATAAATTTTACTGGTACTCGGCATTTTATTTTCATAAGGATTAGAATTATGGAGTTCTGTCATTATTTCATACCCATGCATCCTCTTTTTGTTAATAAGCCATTAAATCATAATATTGCTGAAATTTCTCATTAAACTTTTAATAATCTTTTTTTCATAATTAGAGAAACTTTCAAAGATTTTTACCTCTTCTTCCATATAATTAACTCCTTTACTTCCCTTATGAAATATCAAAATTTGATATATCATTTTTTGATACTAATGGTTTGATATAGCGATTTTATATAATTTTTTAAATATTCACGTAGAGTGATAGTGCGGCAACTGAAAAGTATTTTTTAAATTAAATTCAAATTAATTATATTAAATTTTAAAATCTAATAGGTACATGTTTTACTTAGAAAGGGGTTATCATGAGCAATAAACAAGCTGAAAAAGTATTGGACACAATCAACAAAAATATTTCTTTAAATCAGGGCAATATATTTCATCTAAGAAGAGATTTTGAACAGCTGTATCTTAAATTCAGTTCTAAACATGAGCTTAATGTGAAAATTCAAAACGTCAGCGATATACCCGGATTTAAAATCTGTGCCGAAAATGCTCAAAATGATAGGGTAATACTGTTTTTCCATGGAGGTAGTTTTACAACAGGATCTACAAAGGATCATCTTGACTTGTGCGGGAAACTATCTCGTGCATCAGGTTTTTGTGTTTTTAGCATTGATTACAGGCTTGCACCAGAACATAAATTTCCTGATGCGGTAGAAGACTGCTTAATGTCATATTTATGGCTCTTAAAGAATGGAATAGAAGCCTCCCAAATTATTATTGCAGGGATATCTGCTGGTGGAACTTTAGCATTATCTACGCTTTTATCTCTACGAGATAGTGGAGTTGAGCTTCCAAGAGCTGCAGTGTGCATGTCACCCTTAGTTGATATGCTATTTGAAGGTCACTCCATGGTAACAAATAAAGGAAAAGACTGGATTACACAAGAAAGGCTTGAAAAATCAAGAAAAATCTATTTAAAAGGTAACAGCCTAACTCAACCTTTAGCTTCACCCATTTATGCAGATTTACATGGATTACCTCCATTAATGATTCAGGTTGGCAGCCATGAACTGCTATTGGATGATATTATAAAATTTTATGAAAAAGCAGTTGATTCTAATGTTGAAGTGACTTTTGAACTCTGGAAAGACATGTTTCACAGTTTTCAGATTTTTTCATCATATATTGAAGAAGGGCAAAATGCCACTCAAAATGCCGGAGAATATATAAAACATATGTTATCACTGTAATTTCCATATTAATATTTGAATTTATAAAAATGAACTAATGTGCATTATAACTATAAAAACAACAGAGGACTATTTATGAAAACTATTCTTTGTTATGGTGATTCACTTACATGGGGCTATGATCCTGCAACTGGCAAGCGTATTACAAGAGATAAACGATGGCCAGGAGTTTTAAGGAACGATTTATGCAGTAATTATTTTGTAATTGAAGAAGGACTGAATGGTAGAACAACATTATGGGACGACCCACTGCATGGGGGCTATAAGAATGGAATGAAGTATCTTATACCATGTCTTGCATCCCATAGACCAGTTGATCTTGTAATATTATTTTTAGGCACCAATGACCTTAAAACACGCTTTTCTCTTTCTGCTACAGAAATTGCCCGCAGCATCCGTGTTCTGGTAGATCTAATTCTCAAAAGTGAAGCAGGCCCCCATGAAAATGCACCCGAACTATTATTAGTTGCTCCGCCTATAATTACAGAACTATCCAATTTTGCTGAGGAATTTGAAAGTGGAAAAGCTAAATCACGTCTATTGGGCCAATACTATAAGCAAGTAGCTGAAGAGTATAATATTCATTTTTTAGACGCTTCAGAAGTGGTTAGAGCAAGTGATCTGGATGGAATTCATTTAGATGATGATGAACATATTAAACTTGGCCATGTAATAGCAGATATTGTTGGAAAAATCATGGAATAATTATGCTAAATCAGATTGTATATCCCATATATTAAGAGATACAAAAAAATAGTAAGATTTAACTAGTTTAAGTTCCATCAATAAATTTCTATAGGTTAAAATCAATAAATATATGCAGATTAATTTTTAAATTGATGAATTTTATAAAACATGAGGGATGAAAAACTTGAGAATAAGACCCGGATTTCCAAAATTATCTACAGAAAGATTAATTTTACGAAAAATGACCAGTAAAGATGCAGAAACATTATTCAAATTCTGGTCAGATGATGAAGTTACAAAATACATGAATATGAACTCTTTTGTAAATATTGAACAGGCCACCTATATGATTAACTTTTTAAACAACCTATTTAAAAACAAGGAAGGTATTAGGTGGGCACTAATCCGGAAAGAAGATAATACCCTTATTGGGACATGTGGTTTTAACACATGGGTTAAAAGAAGCTCTAGAGGAGAAATTGGATACGAATTAGGCCACGAATACTGGGGAAAAGGATACGCCACAGAGGCCTTGAAAGAAGTAATTAGATTTGGATTTAAAGAAACGCTTTTAAACCGTATTGAAGCATATGTTGTCCCAGAAGCATCACGATCCGTTAATGTACTTGAAAAACTTGGTTTCAGGAAAGAAGGAACTCTTAGAGAATATGGATACTGGAACAACAGGTACTGGAGCGAACATATTTACGCATTACTCCGGAAAGAATGGAAGCAGTTAAAATAATTAATAAGTTAAACTTTTTACTTTAAATGTCTCATCAAATTCTGCAGTTTGAAATTCTCAAATTTTACTACATGCAAACATAACTCTATGAAACGGCGCGTATTCCATATGCTGTAAGCAGGTGCAAATCTAAAATAAATTTTATAGATACCACAAAATGAAATAATAATGATTACAATGGTAACTGAAGATAAAAGGAAACAGGCCCAAAGAAAAAGAGGTCAGATTTCATCGGAAGAGCTTGGAGCATATGTTGAATTTGAGGCCGAACATTTAATTGAAATGTTAAATAGCGACAATCCCCCAGAAAGAACAATTGCTGCAACCATACTAGGAAATAGAAGAGATGAAAAAGGAATATTGTCATTATGTGACTCTTTAAAGAAAGAGAAAGCACTTTATTCGCGAATTGCCATGTCTGAAGCATTGGGCAAAATGGGAGAAACAGCAGTTCCCCCATTAATCAAATTACTGGGCCAGATTGGAAATAATCAGGAAAAAGAACTACCAGAGAAATATTTTAACAAGAAAAGTTTTCCACTGGCACGCGATATGGCTGCAAGGACAATTGTCAAAATTGGAAAACCAGCTACACCATATCTAATTGAAGTAGTGGAAAAACAGAATGATTATATTTTACAACAGGCAGTTGATGCTTTGGGTGGGATAGCAGCTAAGACCTGCGACAGAAGCGCACTGCCTGTACTGCTTAATGGCCTTGATTCAAATAATGAAATTACTTTGTGGAAAATAATCAGGTCCTTAAGTGGATTTAAACATAGTTCTGAAGCACTGCCACCACTGCTAAATATTTTAGAAAGTGATTATAACGCTGCAATTATCTGGGAATCTGCAAGAACTTTAGGCCAGATAAGTATCAACAGGCAGGATGTTATGGATGCACTTTGTAAATTAGAAACGAATGATCACCCTGAAATTAAAAAAGCAGCAAAAAATGCATTGATTAATCTTAAAAATCTTTAAAATATCCAGAAATTTATAACACGCGAGGAATAAACATGTCAGCATATAAAATTGGAAAAACAAGTGAAGAGGATTATATTAAAGTTTTTGATGGAATAGAACGAAAAACACTGGTTTATGGAGATAATACGCTTTTAGCTGAATTTAAATTAGAAAAAGGAAAAATATTACCTGCACACAGCCACCCTGAAGAACAGACTGGTTATCTTGTATCAGGCCGCATAATACTCATCATCAATGGTGAAAAACATGAAATGAAACCAGGTGACAGCTGGGCCATTCCCGGGGAAGCAGAACATGGTGCAGAAACAGTTGAAGATTCAGTTGCGGTTGAAATATTTTCGCCGGTTAGAGAAGATTATATCCGGGAATAAAATTAATTTTTGACCATAAAAAATTAGAAGGCAGTATTTTTATTTCTTTTTTCCAACATAATAAAATCCATTTGATTTATGGCCGTTCATAGTATCAAAGACTGTTTTTTCAAATACTATTTTATTAAAATCATTTGTCAATTCTAAAATATGTTTTTCAGTGTGGTGCCTTAAAACTGCACCTTCTGGAAGTTCAAAAATACCATAAATCCCATATTTATCTTCATATTTTTGGTATCTCCCCAGATTTCTTTTATCATCGTTTATTAAAAAATCAGTTAGATACAAAATTCCTCCCTCTTTAAGCACCCTTAAGATTTCTGAAATCAGTTTTTCCTGTTCTTCGTCTTTAACATTGGATGTTAACACAGAAATAAGAAGCACAGCATCAAATTTGTTATCCGGAAACGATATACTGTCTCCATCAGTTTTAATGAGATTTAAATAGGGATGTTCTTTTAAACCTCGTTCTACCATTCCCTGAGAGTAATCAATACCTACCAAGTTCTTAAAGCCGTGATTGTAAAGTTCATCCAGCGTCCTTCCATAACCGCAGCCCACATCTAATATGCTTCTTTCCTTTGGTACAAATTTTTCAAACTCTTCAATTTTAAAAGGGGTTGGAAATTTCTTTTCTTCGGCCGCTTTATCCCAGTATTCTTGATTGTGAGTATCTTCCATATATTTTCCCCATCTAAGATTATATCTTAATACAATTCTTTTAACTGTCCATTTCTTTTAAGTGGTTCACCATGGGCAGGACATATCCACTCAAAATCATAATTATCAATTTTAGCCAATGACTCTTTTAAAACAGAGTCGTTCCAGTTCATAAATGATTTCATGGGAGCTATTTTTCCCTTTGATGTCCGGAATAAGTCTCCAGCAAATAAAACGCCGTTGTAAATGAT
This genomic window from Methanobacterium sp. contains:
- a CDS encoding ABC transporter permease, which produces MNYLGLILKNPFRNRTRASLAIIGIAIGIATIVALGLVTSALQSSTQTTLKAGEAEITVMANGSNNFQSSADLNMTQVANVKSISGVKDATGVLSEEISLNSSSSSSSSSGSGFGRGGGQGGFSVTGIDSSKLSLVGISGSGLNGTTFNNSANEIIIGKTAAQNQNKTIGDNITLYNQTFKIVGIYETGSFMTDGGAYMSLSKLQNLTSNTNKISNIEVKVDDNANVTQVSQAITNKYPSLATTTALDQANMINSILSVINNATWAISLLAILIGGIGVINTMIMSVYERTREIGVLKAVGWPSRRILGMIVGESIVLTLAAAVVGTVVGTVLVYGGLMIFNIASLTPVFTLDLLVRAFGVALIVGVLGGLYPAYRASRLAPTEALRYE
- a CDS encoding winged helix-turn-helix domain-containing protein codes for the protein MNRIVYWAILGTRGGLNRAKIIKKINETPCNAYQLAEELSLSYSTIRHHLKILEDAKIVKPTGERYGKIYFLSEEMEKNYDDFEVIWKQVKGLKDD
- a CDS encoding PadR family transcriptional regulator — translated: MEDNGLIEGSWEHQGKRKVKYYTITDKGQNFILSFKKLAEHAKNDHANLWTEFQDYMGSI
- a CDS encoding alpha/beta hydrolase, with translation MSNKQAEKVLDTINKNISLNQGNIFHLRRDFEQLYLKFSSKHELNVKIQNVSDIPGFKICAENAQNDRVILFFHGGSFTTGSTKDHLDLCGKLSRASGFCVFSIDYRLAPEHKFPDAVEDCLMSYLWLLKNGIEASQIIIAGISAGGTLALSTLLSLRDSGVELPRAAVCMSPLVDMLFEGHSMVTNKGKDWITQERLEKSRKIYLKGNSLTQPLASPIYADLHGLPPLMIQVGSHELLLDDIIKFYEKAVDSNVEVTFELWKDMFHSFQIFSSYIEEGQNATQNAGEYIKHMLSL
- a CDS encoding SGNH/GDSL hydrolase family protein, producing MKTILCYGDSLTWGYDPATGKRITRDKRWPGVLRNDLCSNYFVIEEGLNGRTTLWDDPLHGGYKNGMKYLIPCLASHRPVDLVILFLGTNDLKTRFSLSATEIARSIRVLVDLILKSEAGPHENAPELLLVAPPIITELSNFAEEFESGKAKSRLLGQYYKQVAEEYNIHFLDASEVVRASDLDGIHLDDDEHIKLGHVIADIVGKIME
- a CDS encoding GNAT family protein, whose protein sequence is MRIRPGFPKLSTERLILRKMTSKDAETLFKFWSDDEVTKYMNMNSFVNIEQATYMINFLNNLFKNKEGIRWALIRKEDNTLIGTCGFNTWVKRSSRGEIGYELGHEYWGKGYATEALKEVIRFGFKETLLNRIEAYVVPEASRSVNVLEKLGFRKEGTLREYGYWNNRYWSEHIYALLRKEWKQLK
- a CDS encoding HEAT repeat domain-containing protein, which codes for MVTEDKRKQAQRKRGQISSEELGAYVEFEAEHLIEMLNSDNPPERTIAATILGNRRDEKGILSLCDSLKKEKALYSRIAMSEALGKMGETAVPPLIKLLGQIGNNQEKELPEKYFNKKSFPLARDMAARTIVKIGKPATPYLIEVVEKQNDYILQQAVDALGGIAAKTCDRSALPVLLNGLDSNNEITLWKIIRSLSGFKHSSEALPPLLNILESDYNAAIIWESARTLGQISINRQDVMDALCKLETNDHPEIKKAAKNALINLKNL
- a CDS encoding cupin domain-containing protein — its product is MSAYKIGKTSEEDYIKVFDGIERKTLVYGDNTLLAEFKLEKGKILPAHSHPEEQTGYLVSGRIILIINGEKHEMKPGDSWAIPGEAEHGAETVEDSVAVEIFSPVREDYIRE
- a CDS encoding class I SAM-dependent methyltransferase, giving the protein MEDTHNQEYWDKAAEEKKFPTPFKIEEFEKFVPKERSILDVGCGYGRTLDELYNHGFKNLVGIDYSQGMVERGLKEHPYLNLIKTDGDSISFPDNKFDAVLLISVLTSNVKDEEQEKLISEILRVLKEGGILYLTDFLINDDKRNLGRYQKYEDKYGIYGIFELPEGAVLRHHTEKHILELTNDFNKIVFEKTVFDTMNGHKSNGFYYVGKKK